In the genome of Chaetodon auriga isolate fChaAug3 chromosome 15, fChaAug3.hap1, whole genome shotgun sequence, one region contains:
- the chrne gene encoding acetylcholine receptor subunit epsilon, producing MAARSFGIFFGVLTILGTLLVQVACNEETHLIKDLFRGYNKNIRPVVHPEDKVEVQIKLTLTNLISLNEKEETLTTNVWIEIQWTDYRLAWDTSEYHGIDIIRVPCNTVWLPDIVLENNIDGKFDVAYYANVLISSNGWMYWLPPAIYRSTCAIEITYFPFDYQNCTLAFRSQTYSANEVDLILAVGETGETIEWVDIDPEAFTENGEWAIVHRPARKMINTRYSPDDLEYQEIMFNLIIQRKPLFYIINVILPCSLISSLVVLAYFLPAQAGGQKLTVAISVLLAQTVFLFLIAQKVPETSLSVPLIGKYLIFVMCVTTLIATNQIVVLNFSLRSPSTHTMSYSIKHMFLEMVPRFLGMSPLVDDSDMTTEMNGIRERRRSSFGLMQRAEEYVLKQPRSEMMFDKQRERHGLKNAIEDNIDVSSTANLYKSLAQAAPEIKQCVDACNFIAESTRQQNNIGSEIESWVLIGKMIDKVCFWAAILLFIFGTVGIFLTGHFNRAPEFPFPGQTKKFVPS from the exons ATGGCGGCACGCAGTTTTGGGATATTTTTTGGAGTTCTAACTATTCTTGGGACTTTACTGGTTCAGG TTGCGTGTAACGAGGAGACACATCTGATCAAAGACTTGTTCCGAGGCTACAATAAGAATATTCGCCCAGTGGTTCATCCTGAAGACAAGGTGGAGGTTCAGATCAAGCTGACCCTCACTAATCTTATCTCTCTG AATGAAAAGGAGGAGACTCTTACGACCAATGTGTGGATTGAGATT CAATGGACTGATTATCGTCTTGCCTGGGACACATCGGAATATCACGGCATTGATATTATCCGTGTCCCATGCAACACTGTTTGGCTTCCTGACATTGTCCTTGAGAACAA CATCGATGGCAAGTTTGACGTGGCGTACTATGCCAATGTCTTGATCAGCTCCAATGGTTGGATGTATTGGCTGCCTCCTGCTATCTATCGCAGCACTTGTGCCATTGAGATCACCTACTTCCCATTTGATTATCAAAACTGCACGCTAGCCTTCAG ATCCCAGACGTACAGTGCCAATGAAGTAGATCTCATCTTGGCTGTTGGAGAAACAGGCGAAACTATTGAGTGGGTGGACATCGACCCTGAGGCTTTCACAG AGAATGGCGAGTGGGCCATCGTTCATCGTCCAGCCAGGAAGATGATCAACACGCGGTATTCCCCAGATGACCTGGAGTATCAAGAAATCATGTTCAACCTGATCATTCAAAGGAAGCCGCTTTTCTACATCATCAACGTCATCCTGCCCTGCTCCCTCATCTCCTCACTGGTGGTATTGGCCTACTTTCTACCTGCACAAG CGGGGGGACAGAAGTTGACTGTGGCCATCTCTGTCTTGCTGGCTCAGactgtcttcctctttcttatTGCTCAGAAGGTCCCTGAGacatctctttctgtccctctcatcGGCAA GTACCTTATCTTCGTTATGTGTGTCACTACTCTCATTGCCACCAATCAAATTGTAGTGCTGAACTTCTCCCTGCGCAGCCCCAGCACTCATACCATGTCCTATTCCATCAAACAT ATGTTCCTGGAAATGGTCCCTCGCTTTTTAGGCATGTCTCCACTGGTGGATGACAGTGACATGACAACAGAGATGAACGGAATAAGGGAGCGACGGCGCAGCTCCTTTGGCCtcatgcagagagcagaggaataTGTACTGAAACAACCCCGCAGTGAAATGATGTttgacaaacagagagagaggcatggtCTCAAGAATGCAATTG AGGATAATATAGatgtcagcagcacagccaaCCTGTACAAGAGTTTGGCCCAAGCTGCACCTGAGATCAAGCAATGTGTGGATGCCTGCAACTTCATTGCTGAGAGTACAAGGCAGCAAAATAACATTGGCTCT GAAATTGAAAGCTGGGTCCTGATTGGGAAGATGATTGACAAGGTGTGCTTCTGGGCTGCcattctcctcttcattttcgGCACAGTGGGGATCTTCTTGACAGGACACTTCAACCGGGCACCTGAGTTTCCATTTCCTGGACAGACCAAAAAATTTGTGCcgagttaa
- the gltpd2b gene encoding glycolipid transfer protein domain-containing protein 2 → MGVKSKAAVAIVVLLLFLGSLWLQGGLDYQWDACLKGYNQQNTHHQLHNSSAVDGAAEVPLVLEGCPGQTFQVSRLVSHLLAAPAYTSDVLLQPYLSSWDELVRFMEALGPMVGLISKEIQSKTSVIRQLALLAEKNPEAELDPDVLSVNTESPEAGTESNVKPTQHTGAYHSVRSMISVELNRGVVDFNHHTESGCRTLLRLHRALLWLKLFLEKLAETPVTGRLRSPSELCREAYQSTLANYHTWFVRRAAELAFIAMPERTFFFRLVCVENQEELSAVLNKAVQAIGEVYDRTQKALEENGMLDLP, encoded by the exons ATGGGTGTTAAGAGCAAGGCTGCTGTAGCTATCGTagtcctgctgctgttcctgGGCTCCCTGTGGCTGC AGGGAGGTTTGGATTACCAGTGGGATGCTTGTTTAAAAGGTTATAACCAGCAGAATACG CATCACCAGCTGCACAACAGCAGTGCGGTCGATGGGGCCGCCGAGGTCCCGCTGGTCCTGGAGGGGTGCCCTGGTCAGACCTTCCAGGTGTCACGACTGGTCTCCCACCTGCTGGCTGCACCGGCCTACACCTCCGacgtgctgctgcagccgtaCCTGTCCAGCTGGGACGAGCTTGTGAG GTTTATGGAAGCTCTGGGTCCAATGGTGGGACTGATATCTAAAGAGATACAAAGCAAGACCTCTGTAATCCGCCAACTGGCCCTGTTGGCAGAAAAGAACCCTGAAGCAGAACTGGACCCAGATGTCCTCTCAGTAAACACTGAGAGCCCAGAGGCTGGGACAGAGAGTAATGTGAAGCCCACACAACACACTGGTGCCTACCATTCTGTGCGCTCCATGATCTCGGTGGAGCTGAACCGAGGGGTGGTGGACTTCAACCACCACACAGAGTCTGGATGCCGGACTCTTCTGCGTCTGCATCGCGCTCTGCTTTGGCTGAAGCTCTTCCTGGAGAAGCTGGCTGAGACACCGGTGACCGGCCGGCTCAGGAGCCCCTCAGAGCTGTGTCGCGAGGCCTACCAGAGCACCCTGGCCAACTACCACACCTGGTTCGTCCGCAGGGCTGCAGAGCTGGCCTTCATCGCCATGCCAGAGCGGACCTTCTTCTTCAGGCTGGTGTGCGTGGAGaaccaggaggagctgagcgCAGTGCTGAACAAGGCGGTTCAGGCTATTGGAGAGGTTTATGACAGGACGCAGAAAGCCCTTGAAGAAAATGGCATGCTGGATTTGCCATAG